From the genome of Vibrio navarrensis, one region includes:
- a CDS encoding putative glycoside hydrolase, with translation MKSCNGKVIILSILSTSMVGCDFDKEIKSLEVKQSEELILLGTQANVSFTSWIQSEKDNWNLTQVNGAQVSMNSIGAVLINNNGERDTADVQVSGNGSGMYMIKSDSPLNLEKYSSGYIAFKIRPKSAFPSSFSVSIDNEWPNRSSLQLSNILTESGKWASVTIPVNCMKPVDGATEIDLKSVATPFHLDVKEKFDYEITDIIYKLKEEKPTIDPVSCDVAKDSDTPAEVIPSLQTDEVALYYFGNKNGAQDLSEMYPVNSFGANVENTNQIVHAAFSQNGGVFLGKDDANSDLSNYSENLLAIDLNISSYGDSDNIQLRIDGSSVDFGRFMTIDKSLIPEGSAWHRCHFPISSLIPIENLSSVNKAIYLSGVWDSMNGLDFSFTNVAIKKIPSDFDASRACEEIK, from the coding sequence ATGAAATCATGTAATGGCAAAGTTATTATTTTATCTATTTTGTCTACCTCAATGGTTGGTTGTGACTTTGATAAAGAAATTAAAAGTCTAGAAGTAAAACAAAGTGAAGAACTGATCTTATTGGGAACGCAAGCAAATGTGAGCTTTACTTCCTGGATACAATCTGAAAAAGATAATTGGAATCTTACACAGGTCAATGGTGCACAGGTTTCAATGAACAGTATCGGTGCTGTGCTGATTAACAACAATGGTGAAAGAGACACCGCTGATGTCCAAGTTTCCGGAAATGGCAGTGGCATGTATATGATCAAATCAGACAGCCCACTTAATTTGGAGAAATACAGTTCAGGTTACATAGCGTTTAAAATCCGCCCGAAAAGTGCGTTTCCGTCGTCATTTTCAGTCTCAATCGATAATGAATGGCCCAATAGAAGTAGCTTGCAACTGTCAAATATTCTTACGGAGTCAGGCAAGTGGGCAAGCGTAACCATTCCGGTAAACTGCATGAAACCAGTCGATGGAGCGACAGAGATAGATCTAAAAAGCGTCGCTACGCCTTTTCACCTCGATGTGAAAGAGAAATTTGATTATGAAATTACTGACATAATCTATAAGTTGAAAGAGGAAAAACCGACCATTGATCCTGTTTCGTGTGACGTTGCTAAAGATAGTGATACTCCTGCTGAGGTTATTCCGAGTTTACAAACAGATGAAGTTGCTTTGTATTACTTCGGAAATAAGAACGGGGCACAAGATTTGAGCGAAATGTATCCCGTAAACAGTTTCGGAGCAAATGTAGAAAACACCAATCAGATTGTTCATGCTGCATTTTCGCAAAATGGAGGCGTTTTCTTAGGTAAAGATGATGCAAATAGCGACCTATCGAACTATTCAGAGAATCTCTTAGCCATTGATCTAAATATCTCAAGCTACGGTGACTCAGATAACATCCAACTTCGTATAGATGGCAGTAGTGTCGATTTTGGCCGATTTATGACTATCGACAAATCTCTTATCCCAGAGGGCTCGGCATGGCATCGATGCCATTTTCCGATTTCATCATTAATACCGATTGAGAATCTATCTTCTGTTAATAAAGCCATATACCTATCGGGTGTTTGGGATAGTATGAATGGGTTAGACTTTAGTTTTACTAATGTTGCCATAAAGAAAATCCCTAGTGATTTTGACGCCTCTCGGGCTTGTGAAGAAATAAAATAA
- a CDS encoding carbohydrate porin: MKAMKFLPTCIAVTLPLFSASIYAADVEGFNFSGYARYGAAFQGSDEKTVNTAGALNGNATGRLGNENNGGEFSLSRTFTGEQGARWDIVVMFDHYSDSSWATTGGVKLKKTYASVTNFVSSQPELRVWAGRDFHQRAQTDLNDYFWMMHDGQGGGFYNLNLAGVKLDMSIVGQVEGDMVGDSGKYALTTKLHDMKIFGLADLALYANYGFASEKAKEQPYYDIDSYQVGGEISAGKHKLIVRYSDNAKDSVFDMTEDQKALLFSFNGEQEISNDFGVQYLAAYQSLDVADFNDRVNYNVIVRPTYAWDNMNSTWLDTGFSLVDYKHVDAKNSSWKVTLSQNIAISSKTGARPMLRFYATIGKADNEYIGFDSSTGQMKSSNLDTATFGAMFEAWW; the protein is encoded by the coding sequence ATGAAAGCAATGAAATTCCTTCCTACTTGTATTGCTGTGACTCTTCCTCTTTTTTCAGCGTCTATTTATGCTGCCGATGTCGAGGGGTTTAATTTTTCTGGCTACGCCCGCTATGGTGCAGCATTTCAAGGTAGCGATGAAAAAACTGTGAACACAGCCGGGGCATTGAATGGCAATGCAACAGGCAGGCTCGGGAATGAAAACAACGGCGGCGAGTTTAGCCTAAGCAGAACATTCACCGGAGAACAAGGCGCGAGATGGGATATTGTTGTAATGTTCGATCACTACTCTGACTCTTCATGGGCCACTACGGGTGGGGTTAAACTCAAGAAAACCTACGCTAGTGTTACCAACTTCGTCTCTTCACAGCCGGAGTTAAGAGTGTGGGCTGGCCGCGATTTTCATCAACGAGCGCAGACCGATCTTAACGATTATTTTTGGATGATGCACGACGGACAGGGTGGAGGCTTCTACAACCTAAACTTAGCCGGAGTGAAGCTCGATATGAGTATTGTCGGTCAGGTAGAAGGCGACATGGTTGGTGATAGCGGAAAATATGCACTCACCACGAAACTGCATGATATGAAAATATTTGGTCTAGCGGATCTTGCTCTGTACGCAAACTACGGTTTTGCTTCGGAAAAAGCGAAGGAACAACCTTATTACGATATTGATTCTTACCAAGTAGGTGGGGAGATTTCTGCCGGAAAGCACAAGTTGATTGTACGTTATTCTGACAATGCCAAAGACAGTGTTTTCGATATGACCGAAGACCAGAAAGCATTATTATTCAGCTTTAACGGTGAGCAGGAAATCTCCAATGACTTTGGTGTTCAATACTTGGCAGCCTATCAGTCCCTAGACGTCGCTGACTTTAATGACAGAGTAAACTACAACGTAATTGTTCGCCCCACTTATGCTTGGGATAATATGAACTCAACATGGTTGGATACTGGCTTCAGTTTAGTTGATTACAAGCATGTTGATGCAAAAAATAGCTCTTGGAAAGTAACACTTTCACAGAATATTGCTATTAGCTCAAAGACTGGTGCACGTCCTATGTTGCGTTTCTATGCGACAATCGGCAAAGCAGACAATGAGTACATCGGCTTTGACTCATCGACAGGCCAAATGAAATCAAGCAATTTAGATACCGCGACTTTTGGTGCAATGTTCGAAGCTTGGTGGTAA
- a CDS encoding methyl-accepting chemotaxis protein produces the protein MSSLVSKIYAGFFFIILFMIVSSAISIVSNERLISNFEFLTRTSTPLMMESSNLNIKLLDINRALTPFFSSQYVDELPEFESKIEGKIDYYRDQLKKVETLSSDDEQFRDRIEEGVIYSELLIDKLRALLSSFKIYLTDKNDNIAQQIDFRVFLSELYNNLNESYNSSSKINVKESISGLLHQVRFISSEVDYLFYLRDSLEFSSIEHRLNNRKRLLAEAIDKLKLGEISHYKDNEKLLSTLEEQLFDDTGVVKEHMRLVRQSEDLFESRNMIEVMLDKQVTIINSLLEYSQDLSRVHYDKSLSSYQYSLTYIILITIFSVVISTLIGVSIARMISKASKAVNSTLSNIEEKDLSVRVSYSQNDEFGAISNKINSVIDHLAIMIAQIRESANDLNLASVENQDISKSLNYSVLEQTKQTQVVADVMTEIEHSVEEITTFARQTLLTIQDAVESSHSGQDTMAKNLQFLQELSDNMLLFIETIVQLDSESRNIETILHSITSISEQTNLLALNAAIEAARAGEQGRGFSVVADEVRLLASQSAESANYIQKIVRQFQSKSQQAVALINHSNAAMESCKNQTLEVGNVLSKIHHMLGVVEANSHQVVIKTDVHNQLTSLVAGNIESIQSLSSKNAQFSRKLAESAVNLEAMADGQSKLTSSFSL, from the coding sequence ATGTCTTCTCTTGTTTCAAAAATTTATGCTGGATTCTTCTTTATTATACTATTTATGATAGTGTCTTCTGCTATTTCTATAGTCAGTAATGAGAGACTAATTTCCAACTTTGAATTTCTAACTAGGACGTCAACTCCACTTATGATGGAATCGTCAAATTTAAATATCAAACTGCTAGACATTAATCGTGCACTTACCCCTTTCTTTTCTTCACAATATGTTGATGAACTTCCCGAGTTTGAATCTAAAATTGAGGGAAAAATAGATTACTATAGAGATCAATTGAAAAAGGTAGAAACATTATCCTCAGATGATGAACAGTTCAGAGATAGAATAGAAGAAGGTGTTATTTACAGCGAACTATTGATTGACAAACTGCGAGCTTTACTAAGTTCGTTTAAAATATATCTGACAGATAAAAATGATAATATTGCTCAACAGATAGATTTCAGAGTTTTTTTGTCAGAGCTTTATAACAATTTAAATGAAAGTTATAATTCATCTTCAAAAATAAATGTCAAAGAGTCCATATCTGGCTTACTTCATCAAGTCAGATTTATATCCAGTGAGGTTGATTACCTTTTTTATTTACGTGATTCGCTAGAGTTCAGTTCGATCGAGCATAGATTAAATAATAGAAAAAGGCTATTAGCTGAAGCGATTGATAAGTTAAAGTTAGGTGAAATTTCACACTATAAGGATAATGAAAAGCTATTATCAACACTTGAAGAGCAACTTTTTGATGATACTGGTGTTGTCAAAGAGCACATGAGGTTAGTCAGGCAGAGTGAAGATCTTTTTGAATCGAGAAATATGATAGAAGTAATGCTTGATAAGCAAGTTACTATCATCAATTCTCTTTTGGAATATTCCCAAGATCTTTCACGCGTTCATTATGATAAGTCACTCAGTAGTTATCAATATTCGCTTACTTATATCATACTTATTACGATCTTTTCTGTGGTTATTTCTACTTTAATTGGTGTAAGCATTGCTCGTATGATATCCAAAGCCAGTAAAGCCGTTAACTCCACACTTAGTAACATAGAAGAAAAAGATCTATCAGTTCGGGTAAGTTACTCACAGAACGATGAATTTGGTGCCATATCTAATAAAATTAATTCTGTTATCGATCATCTCGCTATTATGATTGCCCAGATACGAGAATCAGCAAACGATTTGAATCTCGCATCGGTTGAAAATCAAGACATCAGTAAATCACTGAATTATTCCGTGCTGGAGCAAACAAAGCAGACGCAAGTCGTCGCGGATGTAATGACAGAAATTGAACACTCTGTAGAAGAGATTACCACTTTCGCTAGGCAAACTCTGTTAACCATTCAAGATGCCGTTGAGAGTTCGCATTCTGGTCAGGACACGATGGCGAAAAATCTCCAATTTTTGCAGGAGTTATCTGACAATATGCTCTTATTTATCGAGACTATTGTTCAACTTGATTCTGAAAGCCGAAATATAGAAACCATTTTGCATTCGATAACCAGTATCTCAGAACAAACGAACTTGCTTGCACTAAATGCAGCGATTGAAGCAGCTCGTGCTGGTGAACAAGGAAGAGGCTTTTCTGTTGTTGCAGATGAAGTTCGCTTGTTGGCTTCTCAGTCTGCAGAGTCAGCAAACTACATTCAAAAGATAGTTAGGCAGTTTCAATCTAAATCCCAACAAGCGGTGGCACTTATTAATCACTCTAATGCTGCAATGGAGAGCTGTAAAAATCAAACGTTAGAGGTAGGGAATGTGTTATCAAAGATCCATCACATGTTGGGCGTTGTAGAAGCCAATAGTCATCAGGTTGTTATCAAAACCGATGTTCATAATCAATTAACTTCTCTTGTCGCAGGTAATATTGAAAGTATACAAAGCTTGTCCAGTAAAAACGCTCAGTTCTCAAGAAAATTGGCTGAATCGGCAGTTAATCTGGAAGCTATGGCTGATGGCCAATCAAAATTAACCTCCAGTTTTTCATTATAG
- a CDS encoding ABC transporter substrate-binding protein, protein MHQKLLMIASLVFSSAAFSAVTTVTDILGREVTFDAPAQRVIVGFYPEDYMAIGTEAAFDKVVGMSKYIWQARPTNWEMYVKHRPSLDKIPEIGRVDTNAFSLEKVISLSPDLIMLADWQYKALSNEVTRLEEMGIPVLVVDYNAQTIERHVKSTQLIGVITGQTERAEKIAQDYAQNAAMITERLEKANLPKPKIYTEFGASGINDIGYTFGKNMWGAIATTAGGDNIATPYVEWWGQMNPEQIIASNPDVIVITGYESGSSDSSMIIGQGVAEEKAQAALQGFKQRLGWSTLSAVKNNRMYAAYHGACRTIMDGAMIQFYTKALYPELFADLNPSRAYHEFYQKYLPVLPEGTFVTQLR, encoded by the coding sequence ATGCATCAAAAACTATTGATGATCGCTTCGCTTGTGTTTAGCTCCGCAGCGTTCTCTGCTGTGACCACTGTGACTGATATTCTGGGGCGCGAAGTCACTTTCGACGCGCCAGCGCAACGCGTGATCGTTGGATTTTACCCTGAGGATTACATGGCGATTGGTACAGAAGCGGCATTTGATAAGGTCGTTGGAATGTCAAAGTACATTTGGCAAGCTCGGCCAACAAATTGGGAGATGTACGTTAAACACCGCCCTTCTTTAGACAAAATTCCTGAGATTGGCCGAGTAGACACCAACGCCTTTTCACTAGAAAAAGTGATCAGTTTAAGCCCTGATTTGATTATGCTCGCTGATTGGCAATATAAGGCACTCTCTAACGAAGTGACTCGATTGGAAGAAATGGGGATTCCAGTGCTTGTGGTTGACTATAATGCTCAGACCATTGAGCGACATGTAAAAAGTACCCAATTAATTGGTGTTATTACTGGGCAAACAGAAAGAGCCGAAAAAATTGCTCAAGACTATGCGCAAAATGCAGCCATGATCACTGAGCGCCTAGAGAAAGCCAACCTGCCAAAACCCAAGATCTACACAGAGTTCGGCGCAAGCGGCATCAATGACATCGGCTATACATTCGGTAAGAACATGTGGGGAGCTATCGCAACCACTGCGGGGGGAGACAACATCGCCACCCCTTATGTTGAATGGTGGGGCCAAATGAACCCGGAACAAATAATTGCCAGCAATCCAGACGTCATCGTCATCACTGGTTACGAATCTGGAAGCTCTGATAGTTCAATGATTATTGGTCAAGGCGTTGCTGAAGAAAAAGCGCAAGCAGCGTTGCAAGGCTTCAAACAACGTCTTGGCTGGTCCACGCTCTCTGCGGTGAAAAACAACCGCATGTATGCCGCTTATCACGGTGCCTGTCGCACCATCATGGATGGCGCCATGATTCAATTTTATACCAAGGCGCTCTATCCAGAGCTGTTTGCCGATCTCAATCCTAGCCGGGCTTATCACGAGTTTTACCAGAAGTATCTTCCCGTCTTGCCGGAGGGAACCTTTGTCACTCAGCTTCGCTAA
- a CDS encoding FecCD family ABC transporter permease, which translates to MSLEMVQQIVLAQRKSERRRSVMLIAFGLLLLSSFVLDLMTGPSLIDVTSVLHTLLEWVGLPFQVEPSTQVIVKNLRLPIALMAIFVGGSLGVGGAEMQTLLNNSMASPYTLGMAAAAGFGAALVLYLGPLGINSHFAVPLGAFIFCMISACFLFALASVRHVGTGQLILAGIALLFLFQSLLSLVQFISSPELSQQILFWLFGSLSKATWQNLTITALVVSISFLILLKDAWKLTALRLGEERAKSLGVNITHLRLKTLFIVAVMTATVTSFVGIIGFVGIVAPNIAKILVGEDQRFYLPLSFLVGAFLLSSASVLSKVIVPGALFPIGIVTAIIGVPFFFWLIIGRQR; encoded by the coding sequence ATGTCTTTAGAAATGGTCCAGCAAATCGTACTGGCACAACGTAAAAGCGAGCGCCGTCGCAGCGTTATGCTGATCGCCTTTGGTCTCTTACTGTTGAGCTCTTTTGTGCTTGATTTGATGACAGGCCCTTCGCTTATTGATGTCACTTCAGTGTTACATACGCTTTTAGAGTGGGTTGGGCTGCCATTCCAAGTCGAACCTTCTACGCAAGTTATTGTAAAAAACTTGCGTTTGCCCATCGCCCTCATGGCCATTTTTGTTGGTGGTTCGCTTGGTGTGGGTGGGGCAGAGATGCAGACGCTGCTGAACAACTCTATGGCTAGTCCTTATACCTTAGGGATGGCCGCAGCTGCTGGTTTTGGAGCGGCATTAGTGCTCTATTTGGGGCCATTAGGCATCAATAGCCATTTTGCGGTGCCGCTTGGGGCTTTTATTTTTTGTATGATTTCGGCTTGTTTTCTTTTTGCTTTAGCCTCCGTTCGCCATGTAGGGACTGGACAGTTGATATTAGCGGGAATAGCTTTACTGTTTTTATTTCAGTCATTGCTTTCGCTGGTACAGTTCATCTCTTCGCCAGAGTTAAGTCAGCAAATTTTATTTTGGCTATTTGGCAGCTTATCCAAAGCAACTTGGCAAAATTTGACCATCACGGCTTTGGTCGTCAGCATAAGCTTTTTAATATTGCTAAAGGATGCATGGAAGCTGACGGCGCTTCGTTTAGGTGAAGAACGAGCCAAAAGTTTAGGCGTGAATATCACTCACTTACGCCTAAAAACGCTTTTCATCGTCGCTGTCATGACCGCTACTGTAACAAGTTTTGTTGGTATTATTGGTTTTGTCGGAATTGTTGCGCCGAATATCGCCAAAATATTGGTTGGAGAGGACCAACGTTTCTATCTGCCGCTCTCCTTTCTCGTAGGGGCATTTCTACTCTCAAGCGCGTCGGTATTGTCCAAAGTCATCGTCCCGGGTGCACTTTTTCCGATCGGCATAGTTACGGCGATTATTGGTGTTCCTTTCTTTTTCTGGTTGATCATTGGGAGGCAGCGCTAA
- a CDS encoding ABC transporter ATP-binding protein, translated as MIEVKNLHVRFGELTLAKEVSFTLKPGQVTAILGPNGTGKSTLLKTLFGDVNVDQGEILFNQHSLCKKQLSSWRARFGYMPQDIHLDVNLTVIEVILLGRLDALSMRIDDAMLHDGIAILGSLGIEHLAHRDVRTLSGGQCQMVLFAQALMRQPEIVMLDEPVSALDLHHQHVLLQHLVKQTKLKNYISIMVLHDLNLAAQYADNLLVMKQGELVAQGHPSKLLTSELIHQLYQVESDVLFDEQGVPFIRTRRPAETAH; from the coding sequence ATGATTGAAGTCAAGAATCTCCACGTGCGCTTTGGCGAGTTAACGTTAGCAAAAGAAGTCAGTTTCACTCTCAAACCGGGTCAAGTGACGGCGATACTCGGCCCGAATGGCACGGGAAAAAGTACCTTGCTAAAAACACTCTTTGGTGATGTCAACGTAGATCAAGGCGAAATCCTCTTTAATCAGCATTCGTTATGCAAGAAGCAACTTAGCAGTTGGCGCGCTCGATTTGGTTACATGCCACAAGATATTCATCTGGATGTCAATTTAACGGTCATTGAAGTGATCTTGTTAGGACGTCTTGATGCGTTAAGCATGCGTATTGATGATGCTATGCTTCATGATGGCATTGCCATTTTGGGCAGTTTAGGCATTGAGCATTTAGCTCACCGAGATGTAAGAACCTTGAGTGGAGGACAGTGTCAGATGGTGCTGTTTGCCCAGGCGTTAATGCGTCAGCCCGAAATTGTTATGCTCGATGAACCTGTTAGCGCTTTAGACCTGCATCACCAGCATGTTTTACTTCAACATTTGGTCAAGCAGACAAAACTTAAAAACTACATCAGTATCATGGTATTACATGATTTAAACTTGGCAGCACAGTATGCAGACAACTTATTGGTGATGAAGCAAGGTGAGTTGGTCGCTCAAGGCCACCCGAGCAAGCTGTTAACATCTGAACTTATCCATCAGTTGTATCAGGTTGAATCGGATGTTCTCTTTGATGAACAAGGTGTTCCATTTATCCGCACACGGCGACCAGCCGAGACTGCACATTGA
- a CDS encoding DUF3012 domain-containing protein → MKTTLLALLSLLTLSACTEVGSKSWCDEMREKPKSEWNTQNTLDFAKHCLLNNEVGSQSWCEDMDEKSKGDWTAKEATSYAKYCVL, encoded by the coding sequence ATGAAAACAACACTATTGGCCCTTTTAAGCCTACTAACCCTTTCTGCCTGTACGGAAGTCGGTAGCAAAAGTTGGTGTGATGAGATGCGCGAAAAACCCAAAAGCGAGTGGAATACGCAAAACACCTTGGATTTCGCCAAGCACTGCTTACTCAACAATGAGGTTGGCAGCCAAAGCTGGTGCGAAGATATGGACGAAAAATCCAAAGGTGACTGGACAGCGAAAGAAGCGACCTCTTACGCCAAGTATTGTGTGCTCTAA
- a CDS encoding glutathione S-transferase family protein yields MITLHHLNKSRSKRIIWLLEELGVEYQIVPYQRDSVTFLAPPELKAIHPLGKSPVLEEDGQVIAESGAITEYLIGKHAAERLAPAKESKEYIEYLQWLHFAESSGMLPLLLKVFLLKDGAETKFLAPYADSEISKILSYVEQSLQGKTYLVAEKLTGADIMMSFIVEITAQFGLLTHYPNLARYSETLAAHPCFQKAQALELQYQ; encoded by the coding sequence ATGATCACCTTGCATCACCTGAATAAATCCCGCTCTAAACGTATTATTTGGCTGCTGGAAGAGCTGGGCGTTGAGTATCAAATCGTCCCGTATCAACGTGATAGTGTCACTTTTTTAGCACCGCCCGAGCTGAAAGCGATCCACCCACTGGGTAAATCGCCGGTGCTTGAAGAGGATGGTCAAGTGATCGCCGAGTCCGGCGCCATCACAGAATATCTGATTGGTAAACACGCCGCCGAGCGTTTAGCACCAGCCAAAGAGAGCAAGGAATACATTGAGTATCTGCAATGGTTACACTTTGCCGAAAGCTCCGGTATGTTGCCCTTGCTACTGAAAGTGTTTCTCCTCAAGGACGGGGCAGAAACCAAGTTCTTAGCACCGTATGCAGACAGTGAGATCAGCAAGATACTGAGCTACGTAGAGCAAAGCCTCCAAGGCAAAACCTACCTTGTGGCCGAGAAGCTGACTGGCGCCGACATCATGATGTCGTTCATTGTTGAGATCACCGCACAGTTTGGTTTGCTGACGCACTACCCGAATCTGGCGCGCTACAGCGAAACGCTCGCCGCCCATCCTTGCTTTCAAAAAGCGCAAGCGCTTGAGCTGCAATACCAGTAG
- a CDS encoding NADP-dependent oxidoreductase — MALSTNRQIVLASRPVGAPSAENFRLVQSNIPSPAVGEILLRSVYLSLDPYMRGRMSDAKSYAEPVAIDQVMVGGTVCQVEASQHPEFEVGEWVLAYTGWQDYALSNGEGLIKLGKTPAHPSYALGVMGMPGFTAYMGLLDIGLPKAGDTLVVAAATGAVGSMVGQIGKLKGCRVIGIAGGEEKCQFAKQTLGFDECLDHKAADFAEQLARVCDKGIDIYFENVGGKVFDAVLPLLNSGARVPLCGLISQYNATSLPEGPDRMSMLMAQLLIKRIKMQGFIIFDDYAHRYGEFAADMSRWLAEGKIHYREHLVQGLENAADAFIGLLEGKNFGKLVVQTNQPR, encoded by the coding sequence ATGGCTCTCTCTACAAATCGTCAAATCGTCCTCGCTTCACGCCCAGTGGGCGCACCGAGCGCGGAAAACTTTCGCTTAGTTCAAAGTAATATCCCCTCGCCCGCGGTCGGAGAAATCTTGCTTCGATCGGTTTATCTGTCTCTTGATCCTTACATGCGCGGCCGCATGAGCGACGCTAAGTCGTACGCCGAGCCAGTGGCGATTGATCAAGTGATGGTCGGTGGTACCGTCTGCCAAGTCGAGGCCTCACAGCATCCAGAATTTGAAGTCGGTGAATGGGTGTTGGCGTACACCGGTTGGCAAGATTACGCCCTTTCCAACGGTGAAGGCTTAATTAAACTCGGCAAAACACCAGCCCATCCCTCTTACGCGCTGGGCGTTATGGGTATGCCGGGCTTTACTGCCTACATGGGTTTATTAGATATCGGCCTGCCCAAAGCGGGCGACACACTGGTGGTGGCTGCTGCAACAGGCGCGGTTGGCTCTATGGTTGGGCAGATTGGCAAACTCAAAGGCTGCCGCGTGATTGGTATTGCAGGCGGCGAGGAGAAATGCCAGTTTGCCAAGCAAACCTTAGGGTTTGACGAGTGTTTGGACCACAAAGCCGCAGATTTTGCCGAGCAGCTCGCTCGCGTGTGTGATAAAGGCATTGATATCTATTTTGAAAATGTCGGCGGTAAAGTGTTTGATGCCGTCTTGCCGCTGCTCAATAGCGGTGCGCGCGTGCCTCTGTGTGGACTCATTTCACAATATAATGCAACCTCACTGCCTGAAGGCCCGGATCGCATGTCGATGTTGATGGCGCAACTACTGATCAAGCGCATAAAGATGCAAGGCTTTATCATTTTTGATGATTACGCCCATCGCTACGGCGAATTTGCTGCGGATATGTCACGGTGGTTGGCCGAAGGTAAGATTCATTATCGTGAGCATTTAGTGCAAGGTTTAGAAAATGCCGCCGACGCCTTTATTGGCCTGCTTGAAGGGAAGAACTTCGGCAAGCTGGTTGTGCAAACCAATCAACCACGCTAG
- a CDS encoding TetR/AcrR family transcriptional regulator encodes MNSKTSDTRQQILNVGYQLVVNQGFTAVGLSLLLKEAGVPKGSFYHYFKSKEQFGQALIESYFQHYLAQLEAIVGNRAQSGYQSLLDYFSRWLTVEQGVCNANRCLVVKLSAEVSDLSDSMRHALSVGAQRVIATLAEAIQRGIEDGSIEVADATATAQQLYQQWLGASLLNKLMQDQHHLEHCLASTKQILRVQA; translated from the coding sequence ATGAACAGTAAAACTTCCGATACTCGCCAGCAAATCCTCAATGTTGGCTACCAACTCGTCGTTAACCAAGGCTTCACCGCCGTTGGCCTTTCCCTGTTGCTCAAAGAAGCGGGCGTACCCAAAGGCTCGTTTTATCACTATTTCAAATCGAAAGAACAGTTTGGTCAGGCTCTAATTGAAAGCTACTTCCAACATTATCTTGCGCAGTTAGAAGCAATTGTCGGCAACCGCGCGCAATCAGGCTACCAGAGTTTGCTTGATTACTTTTCTCGCTGGTTAACGGTTGAACAAGGGGTTTGCAACGCCAACCGTTGTCTGGTGGTAAAACTCAGTGCAGAAGTGTCCGATCTCTCAGACAGCATGCGCCATGCGTTGTCTGTTGGCGCACAGCGTGTGATCGCCACCTTGGCCGAGGCCATCCAGCGTGGTATCGAGGATGGCTCCATTGAGGTTGCGGATGCCACAGCCACCGCGCAGCAGCTCTATCAGCAATGGCTTGGAGCAAGCTTGCTCAATAAATTAATGCAAGATCAACACCATTTAGAACACTGTTTGGCCTCCACCAAACAGATACTGCGCGTTCAGGCGTAA